Within Trichoderma atroviride chromosome 2, complete sequence, the genomic segment TCCTGCTCCCTCTCCAGCACCCGTCTCTGACTCGACACTCGCGCTCTTAACCGCTCCGTCAGGCATGACGACGCATCTCTCTTCGGCGAGCCACCCGCAGACTCTGAGGGCCGGCCAGCCAACTTCTTGCATTAGAAATGCAGTGCCCAGCACCAGGAGAAACACATGGCCCGAGATATCATGGCCTCCCTTCCACTTGCCTCCTGCTGCCTTGCAAGCCACGGCCGTCAACAGCTGTTTCACGTTGCCCTCGCCCATGACAACCTCTCGCTGCGCCAGCTCGCATTTGCCGCCGGTCCAGCGGAAACTGCGGTCGATAATGGGAGGGCCAAAGAACCACTGTGTGACAAAGAACCACCAGCCCGTGGCGGCCACCCAGCGGATGCCTGCGCGGATCCTCCTCATCAGAACGACGGCAGGAGGCGTATTGCGGGTGGGCTGcacaaggagagaaaagacgaATGCAAAGGTGGTCCATCCCCAGCCGCGCTTCACAAACACCACGTTGAAGACATTGTTCTTTCGGGCAAAGTAGCTCGGCGAGAGGCTCGGGTCTTGGTGGTGCGACTGCGACACGTGGTCGTACGGAGAGGCTCGAATGTCGGGCGAAACGAGGGAGAAGATTGTgccgaagacgaggatggcGGGGAAGACGGCGAGGAAAAGCCTCTCGAGGGGCGTCGGCAGGAATGGCGGGTTGCGCCGTGAGGACTCGGCCTGGGTTGTCGCGGCGGCCATGTcgatgatggaggatggagatggagatggagggtCGGAAGCAGTCTTGGCTGCGCGGCGCTGCACCGAGGCCATTTGATGGGAAAAGAGTGAAAGGCACGGATGCTCGTAAAGACGGTGATCAGCTTGGCGCAAACATGGAGTTGTTGGGAAAGGGAATGTTGGCTGAAGGGGAAGCAGGCTGCGAGGCTAGAAATTGGTGGGCTTCAGTTGTTTCGACTGTATGACGTCGCCTCCTGCGCTGGCCTTGGTGGAATAGCTAGCTTGTGGAGATGGCGCTGAGAGGCAACCGGCCACGTGGATCAATCTTGAGTCGGTGATGGAATCAAGCTATTCTTTATCTACTATTCGCTCGATATCTAGATGATTGGGCTATTCCATATTTGCTgttctgctggtgctgtgtTGACGCATCCATGTTGGGGATAGAGACGCCTGGACAGAAGCATGTGATAACGAGACTATTGTCGAGAATGGATTGATGGCAATGGATTTACAGTGTCTGCTAACAAGAAGAGTCGTGAATTCCAATTTGAGCTGATTCTGGCTGAATGTCAAACTTTGTTCTGGCCAATTCTTCTTACTCATTAAAGCATTGCACTGCACAGTCCTGCTTGTTCTCGACCTTTGCAGGGTATCTCGTTCAGGCATCATGTTGAGATTGCCGCTCGTGCCTAGATTGGTACCTTGGTAGCCGTAGTGGGTACTTATCGATACCCCACTATTCGCCCTGTGGAGGAAATTCTTTCCT encodes:
- a CDS encoding uncharacterized protein (TransMembrane:5 (o50-68i101-123o143-161i282-301o307-323i)) codes for the protein MASVQRRAAKTASDPPSPSPSSIIDMAAATTQAESSRRNPPFLPTPLERLFLAVFPAILVFGTIFSLVSPDIRASPYDHVSQSHHQDPSLSPSYFARKNNVFNVVFVKRGWGWTTFAFVFSLLVQPTRNTPPAVVLMRRIRAGIRWVAATGWWFFVTQWFFGPPIIDRSFRWTGGKCELAQREVVMGEGNVKQLLTAVACKAAGGKWKGGHDISGHVFLLVLGTAFLMQEVGWPALRVCGWLAEERCVVMPDGAVKSASVESETGAGEGAGEPVFNISGKTAIGVMSLNLWMLLMTAIYFHTWFEKLTGLLTAIIGVYAIYYVPRFVPALRGGDWFAWDIDVRAGA